DNA from Asanoa sp. WMMD1127:
GGCTCTCCGGCGGCATCTTCGTCATGGCAACCGGTACGGTGCGGTGAGCGTCCAATCAGGATCCGTCGCTATCGGGGCTGGGTGGGATGAGCAGGCGCGCTTTCTGGGTCTGGGGTGCCGCGGCCGTTGCCGTGGTGCTCGTCGTCGCGGTGGTCTGGTGGGTGCGGGCCCGGTCGGGCTCCGGCGAGCGGTTGACCGCGGCCGGCCGCGAGATCAGCAAGGCCGGTGTGACCGTGGTGGTGCCCGAGGCCTGGACGAAGAACCGGCTGGAGTGCGGCACGCCGGTGGCCGACACCTATGTGCTCGATCCCGGAGACGTGGCGACGTGCGCGCTGAGCCCAGAGCCGACGGTCAGCTATGTGGCGCTGCGCGAGTCGGACCTGTCCGCGGACCCGGCGAGCAGCGCCGCCACCACGGCGGGCGAGATCGGCGGTGTTCCGGTGCGCACCGGCGAAGGGACGCTGCCGGACGGGCGTACGCGCTGGATGGCGGTCGTGCCGGATCGCGACGTCGTGGTGGAGGTCGTGTCGGCCGACCCCGGGCTGGTCGAGGCGATCTCCGGCTCGGTGCGGATCGACTGAGCTGGCGCGGTTCCGGCGGAGCTTGGCGCCCCGCCGGAACCCCGTCGTCACGTCAGCCGACGGTGACGGTGAAGCCGGTGTGGCCGACGATCTGCGTCATGTCGGCGAAGTAGAGCCGCCAGAAGCAGGTGGTCGCGATGCCGGTGCAGGTGGCCGGTTTGCTCGGGTCCGCGGCCGACTGCACGCCAAGCGCGATGACCCGGTTGGGGTCGCTGGACAGCCGGAAGACGGGGCCGCCGCTGTCGCCCTTGCCGACCGCGTTTGCCTTGTCGTCGCGCTGGGCTTCGACGCCGTTGGTGACGATGGTGCCGGCGTCGAGGGCGTACGTGACCCACTTCAGCGTGATCCGCAGGCTGCAGCGGACGCCGGAGTAGCTGCCGGACTGGCAGACGTACTGACCCACCTCGGGCGGCGACCAGCCGGCGACCGCCTTGGAGAACTCGCCGATGCCCTGGCCGGTGGGGTCGACCCCGCCGTCGTAGATCCGGCCGCGGTGGTCGGACACGGGGATGAACAACGCCTCGAGGTCGGCCTTCTTGTAGTTGGCGGTGCCGACCGCGATGCGCGGGAAGTAGGTGCCGCTCGGCGTGGTGAAGGCGTTGCCGACCGAGCCGCAGTGCCCGGCGGTGAGCAGCACGTTCTGGTTGTTGCGCCGGCCCGCGAACGCGGTCGTGCAGCGCGCGACGGTGTTGGCGTTGACGGGTCGCTCGATGGTCGACCCGCCCCAGAACGGCACGGTGTCGGCCCACCGGCCGGTCGACGTCGGCGCGTCGCCGACCTCCACCGACGTGGGGATCGCGGTCAGCGCCTGCGCCGCCCGGGTGGTGGCGCTCCCGTCCACCCGGAGCCGGAGCCCGCTGCCGTCGACCAGCGGCGCGGCCAGCACGACGCCGGACGCGGTGCCCTCCTTGACGAGCCGGGTCGCTTCGGCCTTGAGCTCACGCAACGCGTACGCCGCGGGCACGACCTTGATCGGGACGCTCTGCCCCAGCTGCTTGACGACCCTGGCCACCGCGACGGGCGGCGTGCCCTTCCAGTAGAGACGGAGCTCGGTCGAGCCGACGAGCTCGATCCCGGCGAAGTCGGACCGGTCCTCGTCGACCACGGCGCGGATGCGCGTGGCGGCGTCGACCAGCGGCCGCTGACGTTCCTGGAGCTCGTCGACGGCGCCACCGCCGGGCCCCGGCTTGGGCGCGGCCGAAGCCGGCACCGCGACGCCCGCGAGCGTCACGATCGCGACGGTCGTGGTGACCAGAACGGCGCGGGCGGTGCGCCGCACACGAGAGACGGACGTGGAACTCACTGCCAAGACGGCCCCCAACCACTCATTGAGCGTGAATTCATGAGTGGAAGAGTATCGATCTCTTGAGCCGCGCTACGTACCCGAGAGCGCAATAGTGCATATTGACCGATCTTCGGGACTCGACGGCGACGCAGCCCGCCGGTCAGGCCGGGGTTGCCGCTTTGAGCTCGGCGCCCGCGATGACCACGTCGAGGCAGTCGCGGAACAGGTCGTCGACGGTACGGCCCGGCCGGAAGTACTCGGCGATGGCGGCCACCGCGGTCGGGTGCTGCTCGGAGAACGCGGCCAGGTCGAAGTCTTCGAGCGCCGCGGCGTCCGGGCGGGCAGCCTGTTCTTCGAGCACGTGGCCGACCGTGAAGCGCTCGACGGTCAGGACGATCACGCGCGCCTGGCGCAGGGCGACGCCGCGGGCCACCAGGGTGCTCATCGCGAGCTCGGAGATCGCCGTCATCCTCAGGGAGAGCTGGGCGGCGGAGACGACCCGGGCGCCGTCCGGATGGGCGAGCAGCGCGCGGCGCAGCCGTTCGGCGACCGCGCTCAACCAGTCCTGCCAGCGCTGGTCGGGCTCGGGCGGTGACATGTCGCCGAACTCCTGGTCGAGGATCGCGTCGGCGATCGCGGTGACCAGCGCGGCCTTGTTGGGCAGGTGCCAGTAGAGCGTCGGCGACCGCACACCGAGCCGCGCGGCGAGCTTGCGCGTCGTCACGCCGTCGAGACCCTCGGCGTCCAACAGCGCGACGGCCTCGGCGACGATCCGCTGGCGGTCCAACGTCACAGTCCGTACCTCCGCTCGTACTCTATCAGTGCTAGAGTCCTCCCTATCACTGATAGAGCGGAGGCGACGATGGAGAGTACGAACGAGGTCCGCGGCCTGCTGCACCGGGCGACGCACCGCATCCCCGGA
Protein-coding regions in this window:
- a CDS encoding trypsin-like serine protease, with translation MRRTARAVLVTTTVAIVTLAGVAVPASAAPKPGPGGGAVDELQERQRPLVDAATRIRAVVDEDRSDFAGIELVGSTELRLYWKGTPPVAVARVVKQLGQSVPIKVVPAAYALRELKAEATRLVKEGTASGVVLAAPLVDGSGLRLRVDGSATTRAAQALTAIPTSVEVGDAPTSTGRWADTVPFWGGSTIERPVNANTVARCTTAFAGRRNNQNVLLTAGHCGSVGNAFTTPSGTYFPRIAVGTANYKKADLEALFIPVSDHRGRIYDGGVDPTGQGIGEFSKAVAGWSPPEVGQYVCQSGSYSGVRCSLRITLKWVTYALDAGTIVTNGVEAQRDDKANAVGKGDSGGPVFRLSSDPNRVIALGVQSAADPSKPATCTGIATTCFWRLYFADMTQIVGHTGFTVTVG
- a CDS encoding TetR/AcrR family transcriptional regulator C-terminal domain-containing protein, which codes for MTLDRQRIVAEAVALLDAEGLDGVTTRKLAARLGVRSPTLYWHLPNKAALVTAIADAILDQEFGDMSPPEPDQRWQDWLSAVAERLRRALLAHPDGARVVSAAQLSLRMTAISELAMSTLVARGVALRQARVIVLTVERFTVGHVLEEQAARPDAAALEDFDLAAFSEQHPTAVAAIAEYFRPGRTVDDLFRDCLDVVIAGAELKAATPA